The genome window CACCCAAAAAGAAATTTACTAAAGATCAAATTATTGATGCGGCATTTGAAATCGCAAGAACAGAAGGCATTGAATTCATTACAATTCGCAAGGTGGCAGAGAAGCTGGGAGGGTCCATTGCACCGATCTATGTGAATTTCAAAGAGGTAGGCGAATTGTTAGAAGGTGTATATCAGAAAACCTTCGAGTTGAGCAGACAAATGCTGCGGGAGCAGAATTCAGGACATCCGTTTCAGGATATTGGTGCTGCCAGCATCCGTTTTGCCAGAGAGTACCCTGTATTGTTTCGGGATATTGTGATGAAGAAAAATGATCAAGCGAAGCACAATGAGGAGGAAATGAAAAGCTTTATACACGTGATGAGAATGGACCCTGATCTGAATGGATTATCAGATGATGAACTGCAAACCATTTTGCTCAAGATGAAGATGTTTCAGGTAGGGATCAGCGTGATGGCCGCGAATGAAATGTTGCCGGAAGAGTACACGGAACAAGAGATGATCCGTCTGATGAACAGTGCAGCGGAAGATGTCATCAGCACAGCGAGGCGAAGAGTGGAACAATCCTGACAGGAGGTGCTTGTCAATATGTCAGCAGCAAGAATAAAGCTCAGTCTGCTTGTATTCATGGTGGTCGTATTAGCAAGTGGCTGGATTGGTGTATGGGTGGATACGATGATGCCGGAGCAGCCAGCAGAAAATTCGTTAGGAATGGGATTGTGGCTAATCCTGCCGTTACTCATGATGCTTTTACTGCGAATTGTGAATCGAGATTGGAAAGATATTGGTGTGAGATTCAAGCTGGAGGGCAATTTGAAATGGTATGGTGCGGCTCTTCTCATCTATCCGGTTGTGATGGTGATTGTTGTAGGTCTTGCCTTCCTTTTCAATAGTGCCCGTGCTGCTGATGTTGAGCTAAATACATTGCTGCCGCTTATCGGGGTTTCTATTGCAGGCAGTTTTATGAAGAACATTTTTGAA of Paenibacillus sp. FSL R5-0517 contains these proteins:
- a CDS encoding TetR/AcrR family transcriptional regulator — encoded protein: MAPKKKFTKDQIIDAAFEIARTEGIEFITIRKVAEKLGGSIAPIYVNFKEVGELLEGVYQKTFELSRQMLREQNSGHPFQDIGAASIRFAREYPVLFRDIVMKKNDQAKHNEEEMKSFIHVMRMDPDLNGLSDDELQTILLKMKMFQVGISVMAANEMLPEEYTEQEMIRLMNSAAEDVISTARRRVEQS